TGGCGCTTCCGTTTTTATAATTTCTTTGATAGTTTGCGGTTCTCTATATACATACAGCGGAATATTAGCAAAACTAGTTGGTTGAAATTGCTTTTTTTGATACAATAAGGCAACATCAATTCCTCTTTTATCAGGGGAATCAAAATGTATAATTCCATAATCCTTATCGATTAATTTTGGCTGTTTGATTAAATCTTCCAGAACGCTACGGTTTTCAATTTCGGCTCCTCCTATAAATGTTGGTGCATTTGGGTTTTCAGATGAACCGATTTCAGATAAAACCCGAGCTAAGTTTTCTAGCTTTTGATAGTATTTTTTGGAATTCCAATGTTGAGTTCCTGTAGGTGTCCATTCCTCATCATTCGTTATGGGGTCATTAATAGTGTCATAACAGTTTTCAAAATTGTAAAACGCCACAGTATGTATCACAAAAGTTTTAGTTTGGGCATTACTATTAGTCATTACAAAAAACAAAAGAAGATAAAAGCAGTTTTTTTTGAATATCATTATTCTTTTAAATTAGGTTTGCACCCTGTAAATATAGTAATTTGATTACAATTTCTTTAGTCTTTCAGAAATGCATATCTTTGCTTTCACTTACAATAAGTAGTAAATCAAATCATTTTCTAAATGTATAGCATGCATACCCGTTCATTTTATTTTATTCAAAAACAATCTGTTTTGTATCCATTGCTATTGCTTATTTTTGTTTTACAATCTATAAACAGCCAAGCTCAAACTACTATGATTACACCACCTTATTTGCAAAAAGGAGATACTGTTGCCATTGTCGCAACAGCCAGAAAAAATGTCGATGACAACTTGAAACCTACAATAGATTTATTACATTCTTGGGGTTTAGAAGTTGTTATTGGAAGCACCATCGGATTAGATCTTAATCAATTGGCAGGAACAGATGAACAACGTGCCAACGATTTTCAGAAACAAATGGACAATCAAAATATAAAAGCGATTTGGTGTGCACGTGGTGGTTATGGTACTGTGCGCATGATTGATTTATTGGATTTCACCAAATTCAAACAACATCCAAAATGGATTGTAGGTTTTAGTGATGTTACTGTTTTACACAATCATCTGAATACTATGGGCTATAAATCTATTCATGGCACTATGCCAGTGAGTGTTGAAAGAACGGCTCCCGAATCGATTTCATCTTTAAAAACCGCTTTGTTTGGTGAGCCTTTAGAATATAAAATTGACCCGTTTCCAATGAATCGTTTTGGAAAAGCTACTGGCGAATTAGTTGGTGGAAATTTATCTATTTTATATAGTCTGCTTGGATCCAAATCGGCAATAGATTGTACGGATAAAATTTTATTCATAGAAGATTTAGACGAATATCTATATCATATTGACCGAATGATGATGAATCTAAAACGCAACGGTTGTCTGGAAAGCATTAAAGGAATCATTGTAGGTGGAATGACAAAAATGAAAGATAATGATATTCCTTGGGGTAAAAATGCAAATGAAATTGTTCAAGATGTAACCCAAAAATACAATATTCCAATTTTGTATAATTTTCCAGCTGGTCACGTTCATGATAACAGAGCTCTAATTATGGGTAATACTGTGAGTATTGATGTAAACGAAAATTGCAATACAGTCGTTTTTGAAAAATAAAATGATTGGAGGTTTTAGTTAGCGATTTGTTTAAAGCAAGTTGTGAATTAAAACTTTTATTTTCTATTTCTAAAATCAAAAATATCAATGGCAGAGCATAATGAATTAGGAAAACAAGGAGAAGACCTTGCTGTAGCGTATCTCAAAAAAAACGGATACATCATCCTAAATACTAACTGGACGTTTCAAAAAGCCGAAATAGATATTATTGCCAAAATAGAAAACACACTTGCTATCGTTGAAGTAAAGACTAGATCATCTCTTGAATTTGGTTTGCCTCAAGATTTTGTTAAACCAAAAAAAATTCAACTTTTAGTAAAAGCTGTAAATGCATATGTAATAGAAAGAGATTTGGATATTGATGTCCGTTTTGACATCATTGCCATTCATAAAGAAGGAAAAACCTTTGTTATTGAACATCTTATAGATGCTTTTTATCATTTTTGAAAAAATTTAACAATGTTATATTTGTAACAAATTGTTTTTTTGTTTATATTTGCATCGATATTAGAAACTAAACCCTTTCAATATCAGCATAGCTACTCAAAAATAACCAAACTGAAATTATGAAAACTGTATCTTCAATAGTAGAGAATTACATCAAAACAAAGCCTTTTTTATTGAATGCTTTGTCTCTAGGTATCATTAACTTGACTTCTTTGTCAAGAAATATCATGAACGAATTGGAAAGTGAATTCGGAAAAGAAGTAAAACAAGGAGCTGTAGTAATGGCTCTTAAACGTTTGACCGAAGAGTTAGACTTTCGTTTGAATCATAAAATTAATAAAGTAATCAAAAACATAGGTGAAATCACTGTACGTTCTGCTTTGACAGATTATACATTTGCCGTTTCGGATACGGTTTTAAATAAACAAGCTGATTTAATTACAGATATTAATTCATTACCAGATATTTTTTATACTTCCTCAAAAGGGGTAAATGAAACAAATATTGTGGTAAGTAACAGTGTGAATCACTTAGTAGAAAAACATTTTGCGTCTGAAAAAATGATTCAGAAACTAGATAATTTAGCTTCTATAACTGTAAAATTACCGAAAGAAAATATTGTTGTTCCTGGGATTTATTATT
The Flavobacterium sp. 5 DNA segment above includes these coding regions:
- a CDS encoding YraN family protein, with the protein product MAEHNELGKQGEDLAVAYLKKNGYIILNTNWTFQKAEIDIIAKIENTLAIVEVKTRSSLEFGLPQDFVKPKKIQLLVKAVNAYVIERDLDIDVRFDIIAIHKEGKTFVIEHLIDAFYHF
- a CDS encoding aspartate kinase yields the protein MKTVSSIVENYIKTKPFLLNALSLGIINLTSLSRNIMNELESEFGKEVKQGAVVMALKRLTEELDFRLNHKINKVIKNIGEITVRSALTDYTFAVSDTVLNKQADLITDINSLPDIFYTSSKGVNETNIVVSNSVNHLVEKHFASEKMIQKLDNLASITVKLPKENIVVPGIYYFIFQRLAWEGIIINEVISTSNEFTILVSENEVDVAFKVIKDLKN
- a CDS encoding LD-carboxypeptidase, producing MITPPYLQKGDTVAIVATARKNVDDNLKPTIDLLHSWGLEVVIGSTIGLDLNQLAGTDEQRANDFQKQMDNQNIKAIWCARGGYGTVRMIDLLDFTKFKQHPKWIVGFSDVTVLHNHLNTMGYKSIHGTMPVSVERTAPESISSLKTALFGEPLEYKIDPFPMNRFGKATGELVGGNLSILYSLLGSKSAIDCTDKILFIEDLDEYLYHIDRMMMNLKRNGCLESIKGIIVGGMTKMKDNDIPWGKNANEIVQDVTQKYNIPILYNFPAGHVHDNRALIMGNTVSIDVNENCNTVVFEK